In Arachis hypogaea cultivar Tifrunner chromosome 2, arahy.Tifrunner.gnm2.J5K5, whole genome shotgun sequence, a genomic segment contains:
- the LOC112735637 gene encoding metalloendoproteinase 4-MMP-like, producing the protein MLHRRTFSFLFFITTTLVLMTFTSSHSLAHSIAISSRSMADMERFSNAGRGSNITGISEFKRYLWRFGYLDHNVNTTCNCFSEEFDAMLESALVRYQRKLGLQVTGKLDSITISEMITPRCGVPDSNDHTHTHTHMHSAKNFVYFPGKPRWSGPMPTTLTYAFSPEYTIHTLTLRQIRRAFRRAFTRWSNVIPLTFVESDDYSFAEIKIGFYSGDHGDGEAFDGVLGVLAHSFSPESGRLHLDAAETWAVDFGESWSEVAVDLESVATHEIGHVLGLSHSSVREAVMYPSLRPREKRYRLHIDDVMGVQSLYGSNPHFRSSDISSLQSAISANHAPPRFPPFSILLSCAYLLSFFIIFSR; encoded by the coding sequence ATGTTGCATAGACGCACATTCTCGTTCTTGTTCTTCATTACGACTACTCTTGTCCTCATGACATTCACATCATCACATTCACTTGCGCATTCTATTGCCATCTCATCAAGATCAATGGCAGACATGGAAAGGTTCAGCAATGCTGGGAGAGGCAGCAACATCACCGGAATATCAGAGTTCAAGAGATATCTATGGCGTTTCGGGTACCTCGACCATAATGTTAATACCACATGTAATTGTTTCAGCGAAGAGTTTGACGCCATGTTAGAATCTGCTCTCGTTAGATACCAACGCAAGCTTGGACTCCAAGTCACTGGCAAGCTCGATTCCATCACCATTTCTGAGATGATCACACCGAGATGCGGAGTTCCAGACAGTAATGATCACACTCACACACACACTCACATGCACTCCGCAAAGAACTTCGTGTATTTTCCGGGGAAGCCACGGTGGTCGGGTCCAATGCCGACGACACTCACCTACGCTTTCTCCCCGGAATACACCATCCACACCTTGACCCTTCGCCAGATCCGGAGAGCGTTCCGACGCGCCTTCACGCGCTGGTCTAACGTCATTCCTCTCACATTTGTGGAATCAGACGACTACAGTTTTGCTGAGATCAAGATAGGGTTTTACAGCGGCGACCACGGCGATGGCGAGGCTTTCGACGGGGTTCTTGGAGTGCTGGCGCATTCATTCTCGCCGGAGAGCGGGCGGCTACACCTGGATGCGGCGGAGACGTGGGCAGTGGACTTCGGGGAGAGTTGGTCGGAGGTAGCGGTGGATTTGGAGTCCGTGGCAACGCACGAGATTGGACACGTGCTTGGTCTGTCTCACAGTTCGGTTAGAGAGGCAGTTATGTATCCCAGCTTGAGGCCGAGAGAGAAGAGATATCGTCTCCATATTGATGACGTCATGGGAGTCCAATCTCTTTATGGCTCCAACCCTCATTTCAGATCTTCTGATATCTCGTCGCTTCAATCTGCTATCTCCGCAAATCATGCTCCTCCTCGCTTTCCACCATTCAGTATTCTTCTCTCTTGTGCATACCTTTtgtctttctttataattttttccaGGTAA
- the LOC112735643 gene encoding uncharacterized protein has translation MVDLQTVCCMCGDVGFPDKLFRCNKCRHRFQHSYCSNYYGELPEIQLCDWCQTAKTVASNSKKPPSLAGTTNRSEYSGDKIKHHDREVEITASEKGKSPTPSPRTATRRYKLLKDVMC, from the exons ATGGTGGATCTTCAGACGGTGTGCTGCATGTGCGGCGACGTTGGTTTCCCCGACAAGCTTTTCCGATGCAACAAATGCCGCCACCGCTTTCAGCACTC GTATTGCAGCAACTACTACGGGGAGTTACCTGAAATACAACTGTGCGATTGGTGCCAAACCGCAAAAACCGTCGCTTCCAATTCCAAGAAACCGCCATCTCTTGCCGGAACAACCAACCGTTCGGAATATTCCGGCGACAAAATCAAGCATCATGATCGCGAAGTAGAGATTACCGCCTCAGAGAAGGGAAAGAGCCCAACGCCCTCGCCGAGAACCGCCACACGCAGGTACAAGCTTCTCAAGGATGTCATGTgttaa